A genomic region of Denticeps clupeoides chromosome 9, fDenClu1.1, whole genome shotgun sequence contains the following coding sequences:
- the itprid2 gene encoding protein ITPRID2 isoform X3 — protein sequence MKLAGGLGCAVLSPLGASLDEQSATPTKGVLKNFCSFEDDLSLGAEANYLEHNGTKTEPTCYGMPAQEKRSQFRQKARSMNSTGSGKSNTTVSSVSELLDLYEEDPEEILYNLGFGREEPSIGNKVPSRFFSSASGAKGIDIKIYLEAQMQRMELENPSFALTSRFRQIEVLTTVANAFSSLYSQVSGLPVEKIGNSDSDPKELNLDKKPSPALAAAKILKKTISRQNLLASGDCAPNSGSPPADSPAFRKKDSPPLATVTEEALQSSTELSIEVEIEDRNGTATELPVLNSEEPMQKDDHDPALETVLNGEDKTPKVNASRASEVDMGSEQVNQEVVTSTPDKEPPSNFLPNPHINHLRNSLQPRDSFEMDELQEDEPGTRSTSRAGSEQLLRTASQQSDSSGFAEDPSTDASSNLKEQDSSDSCDSETTVTSNVGDVSNSTGPEAPTLDVGLQSTRQTQVEEAEKIPGYDAHQTGDLQMSSTDESDLTTENRSTPETVTEQEPGLADVGLGTDQNSDTSPVPTTDIDLALEPGSNSEIVERRSSPDHHTAAAVSMGAGGMSASERVRVALHRAQLRSSSVCEERLGRVWVKSRDLLRVQERNPFQRSSSLPDPQINPTRMVSSVYIELGQGTRSAFSYHYTPEPENQEQADVNPVQHEEADGDGRCRSTLIINSSGPVETGSAEPQLTDGPFSRLPPYPLHLPSHLNRSTTSLYSVPQDWPARPLGEGHSWSTWSVPNLTQHTHVPKPPLPRPLQFVSPYSQSPYGSPYNSLSSSLSGHFNPPPNASSTAPLHNAYFAQPPSSTEPHTAPYVQPPYGSAYYPLHHQPHPAAPFSSSVTHLHHSTLPHTHSAPYSLSYSTPPVAPAGLYGHPYGLPYPGPASYPLPHEPAPSSAPSSTEMQLRRVLHEIRGAVQNLSQSSSVPGEESPCGTYSPQRSLQPLYEELQLRRKSLIVFRRQMMDIELALMRQQSQVYQHLSHEEKREAEQLQRLRAEVRQELQELELQLEERLHFLSEQLRSVQHPGICRHPMGHSMDSLSNESGVRAMELVSDLLREQLYLQSELGYDGSVSVASTPRSGLSSRSASPVRMRRTSERSSEQRGGLFRSTLSLTPAIPPRPGVDSPQPTASDREETMTSPEGEGDRGPAAGGADRAADNPQLQTLIKEVRERTDDMVTFPDCLFILSVGEETHSWLLGGILVLLIQL from the exons ATGAAACTGGCAGGAGGGCTCGGCTGCGCTGTCTT GTCTCCTCTTGGGGCCTCTCTGGACGAACAGAGCGCCACACCGACAAAGG GAGTCCTGAAGAACTTCTGCAGCTTTGAAGATGACTTATCCCTGGGAGCCGAGG CCAATTACCTCGAGCACAACGGCACAAAGACTGAGCCCACGTG CTATGGGATGCCCGCGCAGGAGAAGAGGAGTCAATTCCGGCAAAAAGCCAGGAGCATGAACTCCACGGGCTCTGGCAAGAGCAACACCACCGTATCCAG CGTGTCAGAGCTGCTGGACCTGTACGAGGAGGACCCGGAGGAGATTCTGTACAACCTGGGCTTCGGTCGCGAGGAGCCGAGCATCGGCAACAAGGTTCCCTCGCGCTTCTTCAGCTCTGCCTCCGGTGCCAAGGGCATCGACATCAAAATCTACCTGGAGGCCCAGATGCAGCGCATGGAGCTGGAGAATCCCAGCTTCGCCCTGACAA GTCGTTTCCGCCAGATTGAGGTTCTGACCACCGTGGCCAACGCTTTCTCTTCGCTCTACTCCCAAGTGTCCGGCCTGCCAGTGGAGAAGATTGGCAACAGCGATAGTGACCCCAAGGAGCTCAACCTTGACAAGAAGCCCAGCCCGGCCCTTGCAGCTGCCAAAATTCTGAAAAAGACCATCAGCAGGCAGAACCTGCTTGCTTCAGGCGACTGTGCTCCGAACTCTGGGAGCCCTCCGGCGGACAGCCCGGCTTTCAGGAAGAAGGACTCGCCCCCCCTGGCCACAGTAACCGAAGAGGCTCTTCAGAGTAGCACTGAGCTCTCTATAGAAGTTGAAATTGAGGACCGCAATGGAACGGCCACCGAGCTTCCTGTGCTGAACAGCGAAGAGCCGATGCAGAAAGACGACCATGACCCTGCATTAGAAACCGTGCTCAACGGAGAGGACAAGACTCCGAAAGTCAACGCGAGCCGCGCCAGCGAGGTCGACATGGGCAGCGAACAGGTCAACCAGGAAGTTGTCACCTCTACACCCGACAAGGAGCCGCCGTCAAACTTTCTCCCCAACCCACACATCAACCACCTACGCAACTCTCTGCAGCCCCGGGACTCATTTGAGATGGACGag TTGCAGGAAGATGAACCTGGGACTCGCAGTACCTCCAGAGCTGGCAGTG AGCAACTACTGAGGACGGCTAGCCAGCAGTCAGACAGCAGCGGCTTTGCAGAGGATCCCTCCACTGATGCCTCTTCTAATTTGAAG GAGCAGGACAGCTCAGACAGCTGTGACAGTGAGACCACTGTAACGTCCAATGTGGGAGACGTGTCCAACTCTACCGGTCCCGAGGCACCAACATTGGACGTGGGCCTGCAGTCCACAAGGCAGACCCAAGTCGAGGAAGCTGAGAAGATTCCTGGTTATGATGCCCACCAAACTGGAGACCTGCAAATGAGCTCTACCGACGAGTCTGATCTCACCACTGAAAACCGGTCCACTCCAGAAACTGTAACCGAGCAAGAGCCTGGCCTGGCAGATGTTGGACTTGGCACTGACCAGAATTCTGACACCAGTCCTGTTCCTACCACTGACATTGACCTCGCTCTTGAGCCTGGTTCCAATTCAGAGATTGTGGAACGCCGTTCTTCTCCAGATCATCACACAGCAGCTGCAGTTTCTATGGGTGCCGGTGGCATGAGCGCTTCAGAACGTGTGCGTGTGGCCCTGCATCGAGCCCAGCTGAGGTCCTCCTCAGTGTGCGAAGAACGTCTGGGTCGTGTCTGGGTGAAGTCCCGTGACCTTCTCAGGGTCCAGGAAAGGAACCCATTCCAGCGGTCCAGCTCCCTACCCGATCCCCAGATAAATCCCACCCGGATGGTCTCATCTGTTTACATCGAGTTGGGCCAAGGCACCCGATCTGCCTTCTCATATCATTATACTCCAGAGCCAGAAAATCAGGAGCAGGCAGATGTAAATCCTGTCCAACATGAGGAGGCTGACGGAGACGGTCGCTGTCGTTCCACCCTTATCATAAACTCCAGTGGTCCAGTGGAGACGGGCTCTGCTGAGCCGCAGCTGACAGACGGGCCGTTCAGCAGACTCCCCCCTTACCCACTGCATCTCCCCTCCCACCTAAACCGCTCCACCACCTCCCTGTACAGTGTTCCCCAGGACTGGCCTGCAAGGCCTCTGGGTGAGGGCCACTCCTGGAGTACCTGGAGTGTGCCTAACCTCACCCAGCACACGCACGTGCCCAAGCCCCCACTTCCCCGTCCTCTCCAGTTCGTCTCGCCGTACAGCCAAAGCCCTTATGGGTCTCCTTACAACAGCCTCTCGTCGTCCCTCAGTGGCCACTTCAATCCGCCTCCTAATGCTTCCTCTACCGCACCGCTTCATAACGCCTACTTCGCCCAGCCACCGAGCTCCACGGAGCCCCACACTGCCCCCTACGTTCAGCCACCCTACGGATCCGCCTATTATCCACTCCACCACCAGCCGCATCCGGCTGCTCCTTTCAGCTCTTCAGTGACCCACCTGCATCACAGCACGCTCCCGCACACCCACAGCGCCCCCTACAGTCTGTCTTACAGCACTCCACCAGTGGCCCCCGCCGGACTCTACGGTCACCCATATGGCCTCCCGTACCCAGGCCCCGCCTCCTACCCCTTGCCCCACGAGCCAGCGCCCTCTTCAGCACCCTCCAGCACAGAGATGCAGCTGAGACGTGTGCTGCACGAGATCAGGGGGGCGGTGCAGAACCTGTCTCAG AGTTCCTCAGTCCCAGGAGAAGAGAGCCCATGTGGAACCTACAGTCCCCAGAGGTCTCTTCAGCCACTTTATGAG GAGCTGCAGTTGAGAAGGAAGAGTCTGATCGTGTTCCGCAGGCAGATGATGGATATAGAGTTGGCTCTGATGAGACAGCAGTCTCAGGTGTACCAGCACCTAAGTCATGAGGAGAA GCGGGAGGCGGAGCAGTTGCAGCGTCTTCGTGCTGAAGTCAGGCAGGAActgcaggagctggagctgcagctGGAGGAACGCCTGCACTTTCTGAGCGAGCAGCTGCGTTCCGTTCAGCACCCAGGCATCTGCCGCCACCCCATG GGTCACAGTATGGACAGTCTGTCTAATGAATCTGGCGTGAGGGCCATGGAGCTG GTGTCTGACCTCCTGAGGGAACAGCTGTACCTGCAGTCAGAGCTGGGCTATGATGGGAGTGTCAGTGTGGCCAGCACGCCCAGGTCTGGCCTCTCTTCACGGTCCGCCAGCCCAGTCAGGATGCGGAGGACGTCGGAGCGTTCTTCAGAGCAGAGGGGAGGCCTTTTCCGATCCACTCTCTCCCTGACCCCGGCCATCCCTCCGCGGCCTGGTGTGGACAGCCCACAGCCGACTGCTTCAGACAGGGAAGAGACGATGACCTCCCCTGAGGGTGAAGGTGATAGAGgccctgctgctggtggtgctgatAGAGCTGCAGATAACCCCCAACTGCAGACACTGATCAAGGAGGTGAGAGAAAGGACCGACGACATGGTGACTTTTCCTGACTGTTTGTTTATCTTGTCAGTTGGTGAAGAAACACACTCATGGCTGTTGGGGGGAATTCTGGTTTTACTTATTCAACTCTAA